A part of Meleagris gallopavo isolate NT-WF06-2002-E0010 breed Aviagen turkey brand Nicholas breeding stock chromosome 28, Turkey_5.1, whole genome shotgun sequence genomic DNA contains:
- the FAM72A gene encoding protein FAM72A produces MSGDGCVFADRSVTVLCCRFCQQVLSSRGMKAVLLADTDTDLYSTDIPPSGTIDFIGSCYFTEICKCKLKNIACLKCGNIVGYHVISPCKPCLLSCNNGHFWMFYSQAVFGINRLDSSGVNVLLWGNLPDLEENTDEDMSCISEEEYIR; encoded by the exons ATGTCGGGCGATGGCTGCGTGTTCGCGGACCGGAGCGTGACCGTGCTGTGCTGCCGCTTCTGCCAGCAGGTGCTGAGCTCGCGGGGGATGAAAGCCGTGCTGCTGGCCGACACCGACACCGATCTTTACTCCACCGACATCCCGCCTTCGGG CACCATTGACTTCATCGGCAGCTGCTATTTCACTGAGATCTGCAAGTGCAAACTGAAGAACATCGCGTGTTTGAAGTG TGGTAACATTGTTGGTTATCATGTGATTTCTCCCTGCAAACCTTGCCTGCTGTCCTGTAATAATGGTCACTTCTGGATGTTCTATAGCCAAGCAGTCTTTGGCATCAACAGACTAGACTCTTCTG GTGTGAATGTATTGCTATGGGGCAACTTGCCAGATTTGGAGGAAAACACAGATGAAGACATGTCATGCATCTCTGAGGAGGAGTACATCAGATAA